One Capsicum annuum cultivar UCD-10X-F1 chromosome 2, UCD10Xv1.1, whole genome shotgun sequence genomic window carries:
- the LOC107866241 gene encoding homeobox-leucine zipper protein ATHB-52 — MDFLNVQSTRKSHLKCHKKRLTQDQVRLLEISFSSNNKLDSDRKSQLAQELGLPPRQVAIWYQNKRARWKTQSLEVDYKTLQQRLDTALEDNEKLKLEVERLRKELNKTQEMLLGFNTPTNYSSISSSCDEVGSTSCLQLHDQSKHNHLDKEFFACLIGDEGHFGTPNGHNFFTSSMS, encoded by the coding sequence ATGGATTTCTTGAATGTCCAAAGTACTCGAAAGAGTCATCTAAAATGCCACAAGAAAAGGCTCACCCAAGATCAAGTGAGGCTCTTGGAGATCAGTTTTAGCTCCAACAACAAGCTTGATTCAGATAGAAAATCCCAACTTGCTCAGGAACTGGGGTTGCCACCTAGGCAAGTCGCAATATGGTATCAGAACAAGCGAGCGCGATGGAAGACCCAGAGCCTCGAGGTGGACTACAAGACCTTACAACAAAGACTAGATACTGCTCTAGAAGATAATGAGAAGTTGAAATTGGAAGTTGAGAGGCTTAGAAAGGAACtaaacaaaactcaagaaatgtTGTTGGGATTCAACACCCCAACTaattattcatcaatttctagCTCTTGTGATGAAGTTGGGAGCACTTCATGTTTGCAGCTTCATGATCAATCCAAGCATAATCATCTTGATAAGGAGTTTTTTGCTTGTTTAATTGGTGATGAAGGACACTTTGGGACACCTAATGGGCATAATTTCTTTACTTCATCTATGTCTTGa